The following proteins are co-located in the Malus sylvestris chromosome 13, drMalSylv7.2, whole genome shotgun sequence genome:
- the LOC126596711 gene encoding lipoxygenase 6, chloroplastic-like yields MYAVKQSTTASLKSAAAVGRWVTGPGNYIRVRKAHVPGSRVNGQGSVRAAISGGDKVTVTAATPLQSKGVDKLSSSGGGEIQVKAVVTIRKKMKEKITEKIEDQWEFFINGIGQGILIQLVSEQVDPVTNSGKIVQSAVRGWLPKPVPSEYAHIVEYAADFTVQSDFGCPGAIMVTNLQGKEFYLLEIVIHGFDGGPIFFPANTWIHSRKDNLESRIIFKNQACLPGQTPPGLKDLRREDLLSIRGDGKGRRKEHDRIYDYDVYNDLGNPDKSKDLARPVIGGEERPYPRRCRTGRPPTKTDPLTESRIEKPHPVYVPRDEAFEEIKQNTFSTGRLKALLHNLIPSLAATLSSTDNPFECFSDIDDLYSDGVLMREKDEEKKEGKKLFLGSMVKEVLSVGERWLKYEIPAVIKTDRFAWLRDNEFARQSLAGVNPVNIEILKEFPILSKLDPAVYGPPESAITKELLEQEINGMSVDKAIEEKRLFILDHHEMYMPFIERMNALPGRKAYASRTVFFYTPAGIVRPIAIELSLPPTASSPQNKRVYTHGHHATTHWIWKLAKAHVCSNDAGIHQLVNHWLRTHASVEPYIIATHRQLSSMHPIYKLLHPHMRYTLEINALARQSLINGGGIIEASFSPGKYAMDVSSAAYKDMWRFDMEALPADLLRRGMAVEDPSAPCGVKLVIEDYPYAADGLLVWSAIKEWVESYVEHYYSEPNSVTSDIELQEWWSEIKNKGHEDKRNEPWWPKLNTKEDLSGVLTTIIWVASGQHAAINFGQYPFGGYVPNRPAIMRKLIPQEDDPDYEKFISNPQQTFLSSLATKLQATKIMAVQDTLSTHSPDEEYLGQVNPLESHWINDNEVMKMFNRFSDRLKEIEHTINLRNKDSRLKNRSGAGIPPYELLLPTSGPGVTGRGIPNSISI; encoded by the exons ATGTATGCGGTGAAACAATCCACCACTGCTTCTCTCAAGTCAGCCGCCGCCGTTGGCCGGTGGGTCACCGGGCCCGGGAACTACATCAGGGTCCGGAAGGCCCACGTTCCCGGATCACGGGTCAATGGGCAGGGATCAGTCAGGGCCGCGATCAGCGGCGGAGACAAGGTGACTGTGACGGCTGCAACGCCATTGCAGAGTAAAGGCGTTGATAAGTTGTCTTCTTCCGGAGGTGGAGAGATCCAGGTGAAGGCGGTGGTGACGatcaggaagaagatgaaggagaAGATCACGGAGAAGATTGAGGATCAGTGGGAGTTCTTCATCAATGGGATTGGACAGGGAATTCTTATTCAGCTGGTCAGCGAGCAAGTTGATCCTG TTACAAATTCAGGAAAGATCGTCCAGTCCGCCGTGAGAGGGTGGCTGCCAAAGCCGGTGCCTTCGGAGTACGCACACATTGTTGAATATGCTGCTGACTTCACTGTCCAATCCGACTTTGGCTGTCCTGGGGCAATTATGGTTACCAATCTTCAGGGCAAAGAGTTCTACTTGTTGGagattgtcattcatggtttcgaCGGAGGCCCCATTTTCTTCCCTGCCAACACTTGGATCCATTCACGCAAAGATAATCTGGAAAGTAGAATTATCTTCAAAAATCAA GCATGTCTGCCTGGACAGACACCACCGGGCCTTAAAGATCTTCGACGTGAAGACTTACTCAGCATTCGGGGTGATGGGAAAGGTAGGAGAAAGGAACATGATAGAATCTATGACTATGATGTTTACAATGATTTGGGAAATCCTGATAAGAGTAAAGATCTGGCTAGGCCGGTCATTGGTGGCGAGGAGAGGCCTTACCCTAGGCGTTGTAGGACCGGCCGGCCTCCAACCAAGACAG ATCCTCTAACGGAGAGCAGAATTGAAAAGCCCCATCCAGTTTATGTACCTCGGGATGAGGCTTTCGAGGAAATTAAGCAGAATACTTTCTCCACTGGAAGATTGAAAGCTCTGCTTCACAATCTTATACCATCTCTTGCTGCTACATTGTCAAGTACAGACAATCCTTTCGAGTGCTTCTCTGATATAGATGACCTATATAGTGACGGTGTCCTCATGAGAGAGAAAGACGAGGAGAAGAAAGAAGGCAAGAAACTGTTTCTGGGCAGCATGGTGAAAGAGGTTCTTTCAGTTGGAGAAAGATGGTTGAAATACGAAATCCCTGCTGTTATAAAAA CGGATAGATTTGCTTGGTTGCGTGATAATGAATTTGCACGCCAATCTTTAGCTGGGGTCAATCCGGTCAACATTGAGATTTTGAAG GAATTTCCAATTCTCAGCAAACTAGATCCTGCTGTTTACGGTCCTCCTGAATCTGCTATCACAAAGGAATTGTTAGAGCAAGAAATCAATGGGATGAGTGTAGATAAG GCAATTGAGGAGAAGAGACTATTTATACTTGATCACCATGAAATGTATATGCCATTTATTGAGAGGATGAACGCCTTGCCAGGGAGAAAAGCTTATGCCTCTAGGACGGTGTTCTTCTATACCCCTGCTGGTATTGTGAGGCCTATAGCTATTGAGCTTTCACTTCCACCAACGGCTTCATCCCCGCAAAATAAACGTGTTTATACTCATGGGCATCATGCTACTACACATTGGATTTGGAAGCTAGCCAAAGCTCATGTTTGCTCAAACGATGCCGGCATCCATCAACTAGTCAATCACTG GTTGAGGACTCATGCTTCCGTTGAACCTTATATAATTGCGACTCATAGACAGCTTAGCTCAATGCACCCGATTTACAAGCTACTCCACCCACACATGCGCTACACTTTGGAAATTAACGCACTTGCACGACAAAGTTTAATAAATGGAGGGGGAATAATTGAGGCTTCTTTTAGTCCAGGAAAGTACGCCATGGATGTAAGCTCTGCAGCATACAAGGATATGTGGAGGTTTGACATGGAGGCATTACCAGCTGATCTTCTTCGAAG AGGCATGGCTGTGGAAGATCCTTCGGCTCCTTGTGGCGTGAAACTTGTAATTGAGGACTATCCTTACGCTGCAGATGGTCTCCTCGTATGGTCTGCTATAAAAGAATGGGTAGAATCCTATGTGGAACACTACTACTCTGAGCCAAATTCTGTCACATCTGACATTGAGCTCCAAGAGTGGTGGAGTGAGATCAAGAATAAGGGACACGAAGACAAGCGAAACGAGCCCTGGTGGCCTAAACTCAATACCAAAGAGGACTTATCCGGTGTACTAACAACGATAATTTGGGTTGCTTCAGGTCAACATGCAGCCATCAACTTTGGCCAGTACCCTTTTGGTGGTTATGTACCAAACCGCCCGGCCATTATGAGAAAACTCATTCCGCAAGAAGACGACCCTGATTACGAAAAGTTTATTTCTAACCCGCAGCAAACTTTCCTTTCTTCCTTGGCAACGAAGCTTCAAGCCACCAAGATAATGGCCGTACAAGATACACTCTCAACTCACTCTCCTGATGAAGAGTACTTGGGTCAGGTGAACCCTCTGGAATCCCATTGGATCAACGATAATGAAGTTATGAAGATGTTCAATAGATTCTCTGATAGACTGAAGGAGATAGAACATACCATTAACCTACGAAACAAAGATAGCCGTCTTAAAAACAGAAGTGGAGCTGGCATTCCGCCATACGAATTGCTGCTTCCCACCTCAGGCCCTGGAGTTACTGGCCGCGGAATCCCCAACAGCATTTCTATCTGA
- the LOC126596716 gene encoding 4-coumarate--CoA ligase-like 9 codes for MATEQKSSCGDGGGSIDPKSGFCSKTKTFHSLRPKSQLPLQTTPLSLTHYILSRLHQSPPPPSTPALVHATTGHQILYPEFILRVQNLAASLQSQLGPSHGQCAFVLSPNSLHLPILHLSLLYLGVIVSPSNPASSNPEISRQISLCNPAVAFATSDTAHKIPNSLRLGTVLLDSSEFESMMLTCPSSTEWSQISVSQSDTATILYSSGTTGRVKGVELTHRNWISNLASSAARNASAPHAVCLCTAPFFHVYGIAYCLRALATGDTLVWMARFDMKAMLGSIERFGITHVAWAPPVAVALTKYGDGNEMGGYDLSSLQVIACGGAPLAKSVIEKLRERLPNVQVSQAYGMTETTARVFAAVGPEETGVEGANGKLMSDLEAKIVDPESGTALPPLMHGELWVRGPNIMKGYVGDEAATAAVLDSEGWLKTGDICYIDNQGFLFFVDRLKELIKYKGYQVAPAELEDLLHSHPDIVDAAVIPYPDEEAGQVPMAFVVRCLGSAIDESQIKDFIAKQVAPYKKIRRVTFTMAIPKNAQGKVLRKELIKLAPSKL; via the exons ATGGCCACTGAACAGAAGAGCAGCTGCGGCGACGGAGGCGGCAGCATCGATCCAAAGAGCGGGTTTTGCTCAAAGACCAAAACTTTCCACAGCCTCAGACCCAAATCCCAACTCCCTCTTCAAACCACGCCTCTTTCCCTCACCCACTACATCCTTTCCCGCCTCCACCAGTCCCCTCCCCCGCCTTCTACTCCCGCCCTAGTCCACGCCACCACCGGCCACCAAATTCTCTACCCCGAGTTCATTCTTCGCGTCCAAAACCTCGCCGCCTCGCTCCAATCTCAGCTCGGTCCCTCCCACGGCCAATGCGCTTTCGTTCTCTCCCCCAACTCCCTCCACCTCCCCATCCTCCACCTCTCTCTCCTCTACCTCGGGGTCATCGTCTCTCCTTCCAACCCCGCCAGCTCCAATCCCGAAATTTCCCGTCAAATCAGTCTCTGCAACCCCGCCGTCGCATTCGCCACCTCCGACACCGCTCACAAAATCCCCAACTCCCTCCGCCTCGGGACCGTCCTCCTCGACTCGTCCGAGTTCGAGTCCATGATGCTGACGTGTCCGAGTTCGACCGAGTGGAGCCAAATTAGCGTGAGCCAATCGGACACAGCCACGATTCTCTACTCGTCGGGGACGACCGGGAGGGTCAAAGGCGTGGAGTTGACTCACCGGAACTGGATATCCAATTTGGCCAGCAGCGCGGCTCGAAACGCGTCGGCTCCACACGCTGTGTGTCTCTGTACGGCGCCGTTTTTCCACGTGTACGGGATCGCGTACTGCCTGAGGGCTTTGGCGACGGGGGACACGCTGGTGTGGATGGCGAGGTTCGATATGAAGGCGATGTTAGGATCCATCGAGCGGTTCGGAATCACCCACGTGGCCTGGGCCCCACCGGTGGCCGTGGCGTTGACGAAGTATGGGGATGGAAACGAGATGGGCGGCTACGATTTGAGTTCGCTGCAAGTGATCGCCTGCGGCGGCGCTCCGCTGGCTAAGAGCGTGATCGAGAAACTGAGGGAACGGCTGCCCAACGTACAAGTCTCTCAG GCATACGGGATGACGGAGACGACGGCCCGAGTGTTTGCCGCGGTGGGTCCGGAAGAAACTGGGGTTGAAGGAGCCAATGGAAAGCTGATGTCAGATCTTGAGGCCAAGATTGTGGATCCTGAGAGTGGCACTGCGCTGCCTCCTTTGATGCATGGGGAACTTTGGGTCAGAGGACCCAACATTATGAAAG GTTACGTTGGTGATGAAGCAGCAACTGCCGCAGTTTTGGACTCGGAAGGATGGTTAAAAACCGGAGACATTTGCTACATTGACAACCAAGGTTTTCTATTTTTCGTCGATCGGCTCAAGGAATTGATCAAGTACAAAGGCTACCAG GTTGCCCCGGCAGAGTTGGAGGATCTGCTTCACTCCCACCCAGATATTGTCGATGCAGCTGTGATTCC GTACCCAGATGAGGAAGCAGGTCAAGTTCCGATGGCGTTTGTAGTGAGGTGCCTTGGAAGTGCCATTGATGAATCACAGATCAAGGATTTTATTGCCAAACAG GTTGCGCCATATAAGAAGATACGACGCGTAACATTCACCATGGCAATACCAAAGAATGCACAGGGTAAAGTGTTGAGGAAGGAATTAATCAAACTTGCACCGTCCAAGTTATAA
- the LOC126596719 gene encoding uncharacterized protein LOC126596719: MADPHIKTDEPPSQLTLLLDSNHNNRHQAPEGEYKDTQLDQTLQRLETFLTLLGFDQSSWFSLALSWTALAFLGVVLPVVVLEMFNCSDCEKYQVKGFELVIVGSQAVLAAVSLLCISHCLRKYGIRRFLFVDRYSGRMVRFRNDYIRQIKGSLRLLIWWALPCFLLKTLREVIRMIYVHQSWWLSFAVLLALVLSWAYVSTITLTASILFHLICNLQVIHFDDYGRLLERDSNVLLFMEEHIRLRYHLHKISHRFRIFLLLQFIIVTTSQFVTLFEITIYSGKITVINGGDFAVSTIVQVVGIILSLHAATKISGRAQGIATVASRWHALMTCSSNDSPHNRSSDSLVNFEASNRLSSLHSSYSESDLESADYVHVPTNSQLASHMASYHKRQAFVLYLQTNHGGITIFGWMVDRGLLTTIFFIELSLITFVLGQTIVFSAA; this comes from the exons ATGGCGGACCCTCATATAAAAACAGATGAGCCACCTTCCCAGCTTACCCTTCTTCTCGATTCAAATCACAACAACCGCCACCAAGCACCAGAAGGAGAATACAAAGACACCCAATTGGACCAAACCCTCCAACGGCTAGAAACGTTTCTCACTCTCTTGGGCTTCGATCAATCCTCTTGGTTCAGCCTTGCGCTGTCCTGGACTGCTCTGGCTTTTCTCGGTGTGGTGCTTCCGGTGGTCGTGCTCGAGATGTTCAACTGCTCGGACTGCGAGAAGTATCAGGTAAAAGGGTTCGAGCTCGTTATCGTGGGCTCGCAGGCGGTTCTGGCGGCGGTCTCTTTGCTCTGCATCTCTCATTGTCTTCGCAAGTATGGCATTCGGAGGTTCCTCTTTGTCGATCGCTATAGTGGCCGTATGGTTCGGTTTCGAAACGATTACATCAGGCAGATTAAG GGTTCTTTACGCCTGCTCATTTGGTGGGCGCTGCCGTGTTTCCTTTTGAAGACTCTGCGTGAGGTCATCCGCATGATATATGTCCATCAGTCATGGTGGCTGTCATTTGCTGTATTACTAGCTTTGGTTCTGTCATGGGCTTATGTGAGTACAATCACTCTAACAGCCAGCATTTTATTTCACTTGATCTGCAACTTGCAAGTTATCCACTTCGATGATTATGGAAGGCTCTTGGAAAGGGATTCTAATGTGTTGCTATTTATGGAGGAGCATATTCGTCTGCGGTATCATCTTCATAAAATAAGCCACAGGTTCCGGATCTTCCTTCTTCTGCAGTTTATAATTGTCACCACGAGCCAGTTTGTGACTCTATTTGAGATCACAATATACAGTGGAAAAATCACTGTCATAAATGGCGGCGATTTTGCA GTCTCCACAATTGTTCAGGTTGTCGGCATTATTCTTTCCTTGCACGCAGCTACTAAAATTTCTGGTAGAGCCCAAGGTATAGCGACAGTTGCCAGTAGATGGCATGCGTTAATGACATGCAGTTCTAATGATTCACCGCATAACAGAAGTTCAGACAGTTTGGTGAACTTTGAGGCTTCCAACAGATTGAGCTCACTGCATTCAAGTTACTCTGAGAGTGATTTGGAGTCGGCGGATTATGTTCATGTGCCTACAAATTCCCAGCTGGCTTCACATATGGCTTCATACCACAAGAGACAAGCTTTTG TGTTATACTTGCAAACCAATCATGGGGGAATAACAATTTTCGGATGGATGGTTGATAGAGGCCTCCTCACCACGATATTTTTCATCGAACTGTCTTTGATTACCTTTGTTCTTGGACAGACAATAGTTTTTTCGGCTGCTTGA